The Fervidobacterium pennivorans DNA segment CAATTGCATCGGTACTGGCTCTCCAGCCTGAGTTTTTATTGCTCGACGAGGTTACAGCAATGCTCGATAAAAACGGGAAACGCGAGGTTGTTGAAGCCGTTGTGAAATTGAAAGAAGCTGGCAAAGGTATAATTATCGCAACACATGAACTGAACCTTTTCAGCCCCTATGCAGACCGGTGTATTTATATAGACGGTGGAACTGTTGTTTTCGACGGTAATCCCAACGATGGAATAAAGCTTTATCGCGAGAAAGTTCACAGAGAGTTCACTACAAAGGCTATAAACTTGTAAAACGGAGGTGTTCGGTATGGAAGTGTTGAAATTTGAAAAAGGTCCCAAGGCGGTAGGACCGTATTCATCTGCTGTGAAAGTTGGAAACCTTATCTTTTTCTCTGGGATTTTGCCGATTAATACGGAAACCGGTGAACTTGTGAATGATACTGTTGAAAATGCAACGGAGCAAATATTGAAAAATTTGAGCACTATGCTCTCTGAAATTGGTTTATCTTTGAAAAACGTTGTGAAAACAACCATCTTCACTGTGAAATTGGAAGAGTTTTCAAAAATCAACGAAGTTTACCAAAAATATTTTGAAAACTTTACCAAAGACTTCCCGGCAAGAAGTACCGTTGGAGTTGCAAGTCTCCCGAAGGGTGCGTTAGTAGAGATGGAGTTTATCGTACAAGTTTAAACTTCATCTCTTTTTTTCTTGTACGTTTTTAAAAAGTTCTATTCTGTTTTTTATAATTTCATCAGTTTCCTCGTTCGAAAATGGGTTCATAAGTTTATAAGCATACCTCAAAGCTTCGATAGGGTCACCACTTTTTTCGGTGGCCCTCTTTATTTTTTCCTCGAAGCTTTTCATATTAGAAATATCAACAATCCACAACAACAAAACCATAATCAGTGTAATAATGCTTATAGTCACCGGATAGTTCTTAACAGAAGGGAGCGCAAACCCCAGGAAAACACTTCCTGTCAATGCGAGCATTAAATAAGTTTTGCTTCTAAGCATAGTTCTGTTGAATAGATAACTCTTTAAATCATGAATCACATCTTTTCCAACAGGGGTATAGAAATAACGTGAGGGTATTAAAATTATCGTCATTAAGACAATTAAATATGGGTTCTTAACAAAAAAACCAATACCTAAAAGAGTCAGCAAAAGTATCACTTTCGATAGCAAAGTATTCTTCACTTTGATGTTCAAAATGAGACCTGCGAAAAACGCAGTGAATCCGATTAACTCCAAAAGAACGTTAAATCTTTCCATGAATCTACCTCCCTGTTTCAAGCCATGTTCTATTTACTGGGCATCTGAGATAAATATGACCGTGCTGCGTGGTTGTGCAATGTAGTATCCATCTATCTTTTCAGGCACGTCAAGAAAGTCTCTTGGATATTCTTGAGCAGTATCAACAACTCTATACCAGAATTGTCCGTAAAGTGGTGGCAAGACAAATTTCAAAGGTTCAACCCACTGGTTCAGAATAACATAGATATCGTTATCTATCCTCACACCTTTCACAGGGTCAAATCCTGAAATCATGAATGCTATCGAATGTGAATGATAGCTTGTATCTGGTTCAAATGGGTTTACACCATGCCAGGTTATGTCTGTCACAAGGTTTCCAAACTTGTCGTATCTTTGATAAAAGCATTCTCTTTTCAATGCGTTATGCAATTTTCTGCAGTGTATAATTTTCTTCACAAACTCGAACAAATCTTTGTGTTTCTCTTTTAGTGTCCAATCTACCCATGTGGTTTCGTCATCTATACAATAAGCGTTGTTGTTACCCTTCTGCGTCCGGAACATCTCGTCACCCATCAATATCATGGGAGTGCCATGTGAAACCATAAGGATAGCAAAGAAGTTCTTTATCTGTTGCTTTCTTATCTTAATTATATTCTCATCGTCGGTATCGCCTTCAACACCGTAGTTGTAACTGAAGTTCTCATCGGCACCATCTTTGTTATTCTCGCCGTTTGCTTCGTTGTGTTTTTGATTGTAGGAAACCAAATCACGCATAGTAAAACCATCGTGGCAGGTTATAAAATTGATGCTGGCATGTGGTTGTCTATTTGCGTATAAATCCGGGCTTCCTGCAATACGGAGCATAAGTTCCTGGATAGTCCCATTATCACCACGCACAAAACGTCTTACACAATCGCGGTACTTACCATTCCACTCCGCCCAACCTTCCGGGAATTGTCCAAGGTAATAACCGCCCGCTGCATCCCAACCTTCAGCTATGAGCTTCAGTTTTCCAACTATCGGGTCTTCTGCGATATCTTTAAGTAATGAGAAATCCCCAATCCAACGTCCATCTGGCGTTCGGCCAAGTATGGATGCAAGGTCGAATCTGAACCCATCCACGTGCATCTCCGTCGCCCAGTAGCGAAGACTGTCTATTATCATCTCTTTGACTACAGGATGATTGCAATTTAGCGTGTTACCACAACCTGAGTAATTCAAATAATACCTTTTGTTCTTTGGGTCAAGCATGTAGTATATTTCGTTATCGATGCCTCTAAAACAAATCGTGGGACCTCTTTCTCCACCTTCGCCAGTATGATTGTAAACTACGTCAAGAATAACCTCGAACCCGTTCTTGTGCATCAACTTTACAAAGTCTTTGAAGAGAAAAACCTGTTCCCCAAGTTTCAAACTAACTGAGTAGTTTCCGGTAACAGCAAAAAAGTTCAGAGGATTGTAGCCCCAGACATCTTTTAAGCGTTCACC contains these protein-coding regions:
- a CDS encoding Rid family detoxifying hydrolase, with product MEVLKFEKGPKAVGPYSSAVKVGNLIFFSGILPINTETGELVNDTVENATEQILKNLSTMLSEIGLSLKNVVKTTIFTVKLEEFSKINEVYQKYFENFTKDFPARSTVGVASLPKGALVEMEFIVQV
- the glgX gene encoding glycogen debranching protein GlgX; this encodes MADYPLQYKNPGPDVVLKTKRGYPRLGATPDETGVNFAIFSRHATRVILELYQNYYDDKPSHVFELDPVKNKTGDIWHIYVYGVGHGQYYGWRIDGPYDPINGKRFNVNKLLIDPYAKAITTFFDWNDDAVYGYDRNSPMGDLSFSTLDSAKSMIRSIVIDDSKYDWEDDRQLHIPWNETIIYEMHVRLFTISPTSNVKFPGTFLGIIEKLDHLKELGVTTIELMPIFEFNLNSNPNINPLTGERLKDVWGYNPLNFFAVTGNYSVSLKLGEQVFLFKDFVKLMHKNGFEVILDVVYNHTGEGGERGPTICFRGIDNEIYYMLDPKNKRYYLNYSGCGNTLNCNHPVVKEMIIDSLRYWATEMHVDGFRFDLASILGRTPDGRWIGDFSLLKDIAEDPIVGKLKLIAEGWDAAGGYYLGQFPEGWAEWNGKYRDCVRRFVRGDNGTIQELMLRIAGSPDLYANRQPHASINFITCHDGFTMRDLVSYNQKHNEANGENNKDGADENFSYNYGVEGDTDDENIIKIRKQQIKNFFAILMVSHGTPMILMGDEMFRTQKGNNNAYCIDDETTWVDWTLKEKHKDLFEFVKKIIHCRKLHNALKRECFYQRYDKFGNLVTDITWHGVNPFEPDTSYHSHSIAFMISGFDPVKGVRIDNDIYVILNQWVEPLKFVLPPLYGQFWYRVVDTAQEYPRDFLDVPEKIDGYYIAQPRSTVIFISDAQ